Genomic segment of Microbacterium sp. BH-3-3-3:
AGCGCCGTAATCCCACTCGACCAGGCGGGGCTCGTGCTGCGCCCGCGGGAAGCCCGCCCGCCGCGCGGTTTCGACGGCGCGCTCGAGGGGGCTCGTGAGCACGAGGTCGTACCGGCGGGTCGCCAGCAGGGTGCCCGCGAGCTCGGCCTTGTATGCGCCGGTCTCGGTGAGCGGGATGTCGGTGAGCCCGGTGTGGCGACCGGTGCGGCTCCACTCGGTCTCGCCGTGGCGCACCAGAACGAGGCGTCCGTCGGGTTCGGTCAGGTCGTCGTCCTTCACGGAACCATCCTCGCGCGTGCGGAGTGGTCGCGGGAACGCCGCGACCCGGGAAAGGACGAAGGGCCGGTCGAGAAAACCCGACCGGCCCTTTCCTGCACCAGAGTGTCCTGCAATCACATGTCGGTAGCTGCCACAGCAAAACAACTACCGTGTGAGCACTCTATAACGGTGGGGTAACGGAGCGGAAGAGTCGGCCGTGATGATTCTGTTATTCATAGTTTTCCCAGGTTCGGTGTCCGATTGCCAGAACTTTGTCAGTGCTGCCAAGAACTTTGTCCATAGCGCCAAAACCTTGTCCCCGTTGCCAAAAGTTTGTCAGTAGACCGGCGCGCCGCCCCGGACCGGCGGATCAGAGTTCTACGTTCCGGAGTGAGCACCACACCGAGGTGGCATTGTCAGGCTCGCTGTCCTCGATCGAGAGGCTACGCGTTGGATCTGACACCGGTAGTGCCCGCCGAACTGTCCGAGGGCGTGAGGAACGAACTGGTGACAGGTTGGGTTTAGGCCGCGAGCGTCAGCGGCTCGGTTAGCTTGGCCTCGAACTCGATGGGCGTCAAGCCGCCGAGGGTGTCCTGGGCTCGCTGTCGGTGGTACTTTCGCTCGATCCAGACGACGATCGCGAGGCGCAGCTCCTGCCTGGTGGCCCACCGTTGCTGGTTGAGGACGTTCGTTTGCAGCAGTGACCAGAAGCTCTCCATAGCCGCGTTGTCGCCGGCTGCGCCGACGCGGCCCATCGATCCGACCATGTCGTGGCGCCGCAGCTCGCGGGCCATCGCCCTGCTTCGAAACTGGCTCCCCCTATCGGCGTGCAGGATGCACCCGGCGACCTCACCGCGGCGCGCGATGGCGTTTCGGACGGCGTTGACGGCGAGCTTCGCGGTCATCCGATCCGAGATCGAGTAGCCGACGATGCGGTTGGAGAACACGTCCTTGATCGCGCAGCAGTAGAGCTTGCCTTCGCTCGTCCAGTGCTCCGTGATGTCCGTGAGCCAGAGCCGGTTCGGGGCGTCAGCGCGGAACACGCGTTGCACGTGGTCGTCGAACACGGGCGGGCCGGCCTTCTTGCCCTTCCCGCGGCGCCGGCGTTGCGCGGACGACAGGATTCCGGATTGCGAGCACAGCTTCCACGCCGTCCGCCGGCTCATCCGCCACCCGGCTCGACGCGCCTCGTCGGCGAGGTATCGGTATCCGAACGTTGGGTCCTCGTGGTGCGCATCGTGCAGCGCGTTGATCCGATACGCCCGAAGCACGTCCGCATCGCGGATCGGGTCGTTTCGCCACCGGTAGTAGGGCTGGCGGGCGAGCTTGAGAACCCGGCACGACACCGTCACGGGGATCCCCGCGTCGGCGAGCTCAGCAACGAGCGGGTACGTCATTTTGGGGAGCCACCGAGGCGCAGATTCGCCTGCGACAGATACGCCGCGGCCTTCCGGAGCACCTCGTTCTCCTGCTCGAGCAACCGGATCCGCTT
This window contains:
- a CDS encoding IS3 family transposase (programmed frameshift) → MPGPYPREFREDVVAVARRRESGVTIKQIATDFGISEATLQNWLRQADVEEGNRPGQTAADASEARELKKRIRLLEQENEVLRKAAAYLAGESAPRWLPKMTYPLVAELADAGIPVTVSCRVLKLARQPYYRWRNDPIRDADVLRAYRINALHDAHHEDPTFGYRYLADEARRAGWRMSRRTAWKLCSQSGILSSAQRRRRGKGKKAGPPVFDDHVQRVFRADAPNRLWLTDITEHWTSEGKLYCCAIKDVFSNRIVGYSISDRMTAKLAVNAVRNAIARRGEVAGCILHADRGSQFRSRAMARELRRHDMVGSMGRVGAAGDNAAMESFWSLLQTNVLNQQRWATRQELRLAIVVWIERKYHRQRAQDTLGGLTPIEFEAKLTEPLTLAA